Within Agarivorans litoreus, the genomic segment GAAGGCTTAAAACTGCACAGTATCGAGAGTTTAACGGTTCCCGAACTTGAAGGTCAGCGACATCTAGTTATTATTGATAAAAATAACCCTTAGGCGAAAATATTGTGGGTAAAGTAATTGCGGTTGCCAACCAGAAAGGTGGCGTAGGAAAAACTACAACCAGCGTAAATTTAGCGGCGTCTATGGCGGCCACTAAACGCAAAGTATTGTTGATTGACCTAGACCCACAAGGTAATGCCACCATGGGCAGTGGTGTTGATAAATACGATGTTCCAAAAACAGCCTATGAGTTACTGATTGATGAAGAACCTATCGATCAAGTAACGGTAAAAGATACCAGCGGATTTTTTGATTTAATTGCAGCTAACTCTGATGTTACTGCTGCTGAAATTAAATTAATGGAGTTTTTCGCGCGCGAAGTACGCTTACGTAATGCATTAGCGCCCGTGCGTGACTACTACGATTACATTTTCATAGATTGCCCGCCTTCGCTCAACATGCTTACTGTTAATGCAATGGCTGCTGCCGACAGTGTATTGGTGCCAATGCAGTGTGAGTATTACGCCTTAGAAGGCTTAACCGCTTTAGTTGATACCATTAGTAAATTGGCTTCAGTGGTTAATCCTGATCTGCAAGTTGAAGGCATTTTGCGCACCATGTTCGATCCTCGAAATAGGTTATCGTCGGATGTAAGTGATCAGCTTAAGCAGCATTTTGGTAAAAAAGTCTACCGAACTGTGATCCCAAGAAATGTGCGTTTGGCCGAAGCCCCTAGCTTTGGTAAACCAGCCATGTATTATGATAAAACGTCAAATGGTTCTAAGGCTTACCTTGCTTTAGCGGGTGAAATTATTCGCCGCCATGAAGAAGAAGCACAAGCGGTGGTCGTAGATTAATGAATACGGATAAAGACATGTCAGCGAGAAAACGTGGATTAGGTAAAGGATTAGATTTATTACTCAGTACCAGTAATAACGCTCGTCAGCGTCAAGTTGAAGAGGACACTAAAGCCGATACTAATCAGCAAACCGTTGATCAAAACCGTGGTGAGCTGCGTAAGCTACCCATCGAATGGTTACGCCCAGGTAAGTACCAACCACGTAAAGACATGTCGGCTGAAGCGCTCGAGGAACTGGCTCACTCGATTGAAGCACAAGGGGTTATTCAACCCATTGTGGTTCGAGAAGTGGGTGATAATCAATTTGAGATTATTGCTGGTGAGCGCCGTTGGCGCGCCTCGCAACAAATTCATCTGCACGATGTTCCTTGTTTGATTAAAAACGTGAGTGATGAAAACGCGGTTGCTATTGCACTTATTGAGAATATTCAGCGTGAAGATCTTAATGCAATGGAAGAAGCGGTTGCCCTTGACCGTTTAATGAATGAATTTGAACTTACTCATCAGCAGGTCGCTGAAGCGGTAGGTAAATCTCGTACAACTGTAACCAACCTGCTACGTTTAAATAGCCTTGATAACGATGTAAAAATCTTATTGGAACATGGCGATATTGAAATGGGCCATGCTCGTGCCTTGTTAGCGTTAAGTGGAGAAACTCAAGCCGAAACTGCACGTAATGTTGCTGCCAAAGGATTAACAGTTCGCGATACCGAAAAGCTAGTTAAGGCAGTTTTAAATCCTAAAGCCCCTAAACAAGCAGCTAAAGTTGATCCAGATATTAACAGATTAGAGCAAAGAATAAGCGAACGCTTAGGTGCTGGTGTAAAAATTCAGCAAAACAAAAAAGGCCAAGGTAAGTTGGTTATAGACTATGCAAACTTGGATGAATTAGATGCTATTTTGGCGCTCTTCATCGATTCCGATGAAACACTTTAGTTTTTATAAACTATTCTTACCTACATTTCTTTGATCTTGATTACCTAACTTTCACCAAAAAATGACCAAAATCGCTGGTTTGTAACATAAAAATTAACAATAACCGTTATTTGTTTATGTAAGCTGTTACAAATTGGTGACTTCCGCTTTGCTTCTGATTGCAAAAGTGCGCGTTCAACGTATAATCATTAGGCTTTTTCGCAAGCCCTTTTTACCTACTTATAGGTAATGGGTTAAATGTAAAAACTAGTAGAGGTCGAGAATGTCTGGGTCTTTAACAACAGAAGTACGCCTTAAAGCGTTATATTTTGTTATCTTTCAGACAGGGTTTGTCGCACTGCTAACACTTAAAAGTGGTTTCTTTTTTGATAAAGAAACTGCCATTTCAGTGTTACTCGGAGGAATAATCTTTTTACTACCAAATGCGCTGTTTACTGCCATGGCATTTATGTTTGTGGGAGCTAGACATCGAAAATACGTAGTATTGAGCTTTTATCTCGGGGAAGTCGTAAAACTTTCTCTAACAGCCATTATGTTCATACTGGCCTTTGCCTTGCTTGAAGTGGTGCCTCTAGCACTATTGCTTGGCTTTGTTCTTAGTACTTTAACGCAATGGACTGCCTCTATTTTTCTTAGTAACAAAAATAGGATGATAAATGG encodes:
- a CDS encoding ParA family protein, with amino-acid sequence MGKVIAVANQKGGVGKTTTSVNLAASMAATKRKVLLIDLDPQGNATMGSGVDKYDVPKTAYELLIDEEPIDQVTVKDTSGFFDLIAANSDVTAAEIKLMEFFAREVRLRNALAPVRDYYDYIFIDCPPSLNMLTVNAMAAADSVLVPMQCEYYALEGLTALVDTISKLASVVNPDLQVEGILRTMFDPRNRLSSDVSDQLKQHFGKKVYRTVIPRNVRLAEAPSFGKPAMYYDKTSNGSKAYLALAGEIIRRHEEEAQAVVVD
- a CDS encoding ParB/RepB/Spo0J family partition protein, whose product is MSARKRGLGKGLDLLLSTSNNARQRQVEEDTKADTNQQTVDQNRGELRKLPIEWLRPGKYQPRKDMSAEALEELAHSIEAQGVIQPIVVREVGDNQFEIIAGERRWRASQQIHLHDVPCLIKNVSDENAVAIALIENIQREDLNAMEEAVALDRLMNEFELTHQQVAEAVGKSRTTVTNLLRLNSLDNDVKILLEHGDIEMGHARALLALSGETQAETARNVAAKGLTVRDTEKLVKAVLNPKAPKQAAKVDPDINRLEQRISERLGAGVKIQQNKKGQGKLVIDYANLDELDAILALFIDSDETL
- a CDS encoding ATP synthase subunit I, whose translation is MSGSLTTEVRLKALYFVIFQTGFVALLTLKSGFFFDKETAISVLLGGIIFLLPNALFTAMAFMFVGARHRKYVVLSFYLGEVVKLSLTAIMFILAFALLEVVPLALLLGFVLSTLTQWTASIFLSNKNRMINGC